A region from the Streptomyces sp. 3214.6 genome encodes:
- a CDS encoding ABC transporter permease subunit: MSLLSGARLASTAHGAWRGDFGRALCAEWTKLRTAGEMGRLLLLAVALTVAVGCGTAKAVKCPDAGCGQDAVKLALTGVTVGQAVIAVLAVLAVSGEYGTGMIRTTLMAVPNRITVLTAKATILTTVVLVSGTAAVLVSLLAGRYILPGNGFTGAHGYAPLSLADGPTLRAAVGSVLYLVLIALIGLGVATAVREAASAIGIVLGLLYVFPVVTRVVNDPEWQRHLQQISPMSAGLAVQATVHLHEQPIGPWAGLGVLAAWAVAALLVGSLLLHRRDA, translated from the coding sequence ATGAGTCTCCTGAGCGGTGCGCGACTCGCGAGCACGGCGCACGGCGCCTGGCGAGGGGACTTCGGCCGCGCCTTGTGCGCGGAGTGGACAAAGCTGCGCACCGCAGGGGAAATGGGCAGGTTGCTTCTGCTCGCCGTCGCGCTGACCGTGGCCGTCGGCTGCGGCACCGCCAAGGCCGTGAAGTGCCCGGACGCGGGGTGCGGCCAGGACGCCGTCAAGCTCGCCCTGACCGGCGTCACCGTGGGGCAGGCGGTCATCGCCGTCCTCGCGGTGCTGGCCGTCAGCGGCGAGTACGGCACCGGGATGATCCGCACCACGCTCATGGCAGTGCCGAACCGGATCACCGTACTCACCGCCAAGGCGACGATCCTCACCACGGTCGTCCTCGTCTCCGGGACGGCTGCGGTCCTGGTCTCCCTCCTCGCCGGCCGCTACATCCTGCCCGGCAACGGATTCACCGGGGCGCACGGCTATGCCCCGCTCTCCCTGGCCGACGGCCCGACCCTGCGGGCGGCCGTGGGCTCGGTCCTCTACCTCGTCCTGATCGCCCTGATCGGCCTCGGCGTGGCGACGGCGGTACGGGAGGCGGCGAGCGCCATCGGGATCGTGCTCGGGTTGCTCTACGTCTTCCCGGTCGTCACCCGGGTGGTCAACGACCCGGAGTGGCAGCGCCACCTCCAGCAGATCTCGCCCATGAGCGCCGGGCTCGCGGTCCAAGCCACCGTCCATCTGCACGAGCAGCCCATCGGCCCATGGGCCGGCCTGGGCGTGCTCGCGGCGTGGGCCGTGGCCGCGCTGCTGGTCGGCAGCCTGCTGCTGCACAGGCGCGACGCGTAG
- a CDS encoding ABC transporter permease subunit: MTATLTPRLPATRRAGRSGFLRTLHAEWTKFRTVRGWVLAMAGALLATIVVGLLGTAAPGGRGADSATYPKGPGGEAVNDNFYFVHRTLTGDGVLTVALRSLTGAVDTGIGRTAQGAQPWAKAGIIVKESLTQGSPYAAVMATGGHGVRMQYDYTHDTAGPSGKVTQGSPRWLRLVRSGDSLTGYASTDGSHWTKVGHTKLPGLARTVQAGLFATSPEAKQDTAAGTGFSPAVATGAFGRPGLTGGWSQSAWSGTQMGGDAGTSGSYTNTTKGGFTQTDGGGFTVTGAGDIAPVVGGPVMGVGFSVENFLVGTFAGLIVVIAVGTVFITGEYRRGLLRTTVAATPLRGRVLDAKALVAGGVAFAIGLVAAAITVPIGERSARGRGFHVFPVTSATEVRVMVGTGLLCAAAAVLALGVGALLRRSGTAVALVIASIVLPFLLATSGVLPPGVSEWLLRVTPAAGFAIQQTLPQYAQVLSVYEPSTGYYPLAPWAGLAVLCGYAALAFGLAVVRLRGRDV, encoded by the coding sequence ATGACCGCCACCCTCACCCCTCGCCTCCCGGCCACGAGACGCGCTGGGCGGAGCGGGTTCCTCAGAACGCTGCACGCCGAGTGGACGAAGTTCCGTACGGTACGCGGCTGGGTCCTCGCCATGGCAGGGGCGCTCCTGGCGACGATCGTGGTCGGCCTACTCGGCACGGCCGCCCCCGGCGGTCGCGGCGCCGACTCCGCCACGTACCCGAAAGGCCCCGGCGGCGAGGCCGTCAATGACAACTTCTACTTCGTCCACAGGACGCTCACCGGCGACGGCGTCCTCACCGTTGCCCTGCGGTCCCTGACCGGTGCGGTCGACACCGGGATCGGCAGGACGGCCCAGGGCGCCCAGCCCTGGGCGAAGGCAGGGATCATCGTGAAGGAAAGCCTCACCCAGGGATCCCCGTACGCGGCGGTCATGGCCACCGGCGGTCACGGCGTGCGCATGCAGTACGACTACACGCACGACACGGCGGGCCCTTCCGGCAAGGTCACCCAGGGGTCCCCGCGCTGGCTGCGGCTGGTCCGCTCCGGTGACAGCCTCACCGGTTACGCCTCTACCGACGGCTCCCACTGGACCAAGGTCGGCCATACGAAGCTGCCTGGGCTTGCGCGCACCGTGCAGGCCGGGCTCTTCGCCACGTCACCGGAGGCGAAGCAGGACACCGCGGCGGGCACGGGCTTCAGCCCCGCCGTGGCCACCGGCGCCTTCGGCCGTCCCGGCCTCACCGGTGGCTGGTCCCAGAGTGCGTGGAGCGGCACACAGATGGGCGGCGACGCGGGCACTTCCGGCAGCTACACGAACACCACCAAGGGCGGCTTCACGCAGACCGACGGCGGCGGGTTCACCGTGACCGGGGCCGGTGACATCGCACCGGTCGTCGGCGGGCCCGTCATGGGCGTCGGCTTCTCCGTCGAGAACTTCCTCGTCGGCACCTTCGCCGGGCTGATCGTGGTGATCGCCGTGGGCACGGTGTTCATCACCGGCGAGTATCGGCGTGGTCTGCTGCGTACGACCGTGGCGGCAACTCCCCTGCGGGGCCGGGTGCTTGACGCCAAGGCATTGGTTGCCGGGGGCGTCGCGTTCGCCATCGGCCTGGTGGCCGCCGCGATCACCGTTCCCATCGGGGAACGCAGCGCGCGCGGCAGGGGCTTCCATGTCTTCCCCGTCACGTCGGCGACCGAAGTGCGCGTCATGGTCGGAACCGGCCTGCTCTGCGCAGCCGCCGCCGTGCTCGCTCTCGGCGTCGGTGCCCTGCTGCGGCGCAGCGGCACGGCGGTCGCCCTGGTCATCGCGTCGATCGTGCTGCCCTTCCTGCTTGCCACCTCCGGCGTACTGCCCCCGGGCGTCTCGGAGTGGCTGCTGCGGGTGACCCCGGCTGCGGGCTTCGCCATCCAGCAGACCCTGCCGCAGTACGCGCAGGTGCTCAGCGTGTACGAGCCGTCGACCGGCTACTACCCGCTGGCGCCCTGGGCCGGCCTCGCCGTGCTGTGCGGATACGCCGCGCTCGCCTTCGGTCTGGCCGTGGTGCGGCTGCGTGGGAGGGACGTATGA
- a CDS encoding ABC transporter ATP-binding protein, translating into MSDESTKATIEVIGLRKRFGPRLALDGMTFTVRPGRVTGFVGPNGAGKSTTMRVILGLDAAEGKALVGGVPYGTLRRPLRHLGALLDASALQPSRTARNHLLWLAHSQGLPPRRVDEVIEQAGLGTAARRKAGGFSLGMRQRLGIAAALLGDPPVVMLDEPFNGLDPDGIVWMRGFLAELARQGRAVLVSSHLMSELEDTADHLVVIGRGRVVADTSVSELLAEASGGRVTLRTSVPPRAAEVLQGAGATVLATGPDTLGVTGLPDEEIVALLARNGVPFSQVSAHRATLEEAYMELTRHAVEYRGIPAGEPTR; encoded by the coding sequence ATGAGCGATGAGAGTACGAAGGCGACGATCGAGGTCATCGGTCTGCGTAAACGCTTCGGGCCACGGCTGGCTCTGGACGGGATGACGTTCACCGTGCGGCCCGGACGTGTGACCGGCTTCGTCGGCCCGAACGGCGCGGGCAAGTCCACCACCATGCGCGTGATCCTGGGCCTTGACGCAGCTGAGGGAAAGGCCCTGGTCGGCGGGGTACCGTACGGCACCCTGCGTCGCCCGCTTCGACATCTGGGGGCACTGCTCGACGCCTCCGCGCTGCAGCCGAGCCGCACCGCCCGTAACCACCTGCTGTGGCTGGCCCACTCACAGGGCCTGCCGCCCCGGCGCGTGGACGAGGTCATCGAACAGGCCGGCCTGGGCACCGCGGCCCGGCGCAAGGCCGGCGGCTTCTCGCTGGGCATGCGCCAGCGCCTGGGGATCGCGGCGGCGCTGCTCGGTGACCCGCCGGTGGTCATGCTGGACGAGCCGTTCAACGGCCTCGACCCCGACGGCATCGTGTGGATGCGCGGGTTCCTGGCGGAGCTGGCCCGGCAGGGCCGCGCCGTCCTGGTCTCCAGTCACCTGATGAGCGAACTCGAAGACACCGCGGACCATCTCGTGGTGATCGGTCGCGGCCGGGTCGTCGCGGACACCAGCGTGTCCGAGCTGCTCGCCGAGGCGTCGGGCGGCCGGGTCACCCTGCGTACCTCCGTGCCTCCGCGCGCCGCCGAGGTCCTGCAGGGCGCGGGCGCCACCGTTCTCGCCACCGGCCCCGACACCCTCGGCGTCACGGGCCTGCCCGACGAGGAGATCGTGGCCCTGCTCGCCCGGAACGGGGTGCCGTTCTCCCAGGTGTCCGCGCACCGGGCGACGCTCGAAGAGGCGTACATGGAGCTCACCCGGCACGCGGTGGAGTACCGGGGCATCCCGGCGGGGGAGCCCACGCGATGA